The Gloeobacter morelensis MG652769 genome contains the following window.
TTTCGCTGTTGGGCAACAGCCAAAGGCGCCGCGGGGGCTTCGGCTTCCCACAGGGCGCAGGAGTAGGTCATCGATTCGTCCAGCCAGAGGCTGTAGAAGGCATTGCTCAGGTCGTAATGGTGGCGAATGGCTTCAGGTGAACCGCCGCGGTTGGGACCGGACAGCGCACTCACGGTTGCACCGGTTGGGTCAAAGTTGCCTGCTGCTTCTGGGAGTAAAGATGTTCGGCCATAGAGTCGATCGTCGGGTACTCAAACAGCAGCGCCGGCGACAGCTCCAGATCCAGCCATTCCTCCAGTTCGCTGACCAGCGAAACGACGATGGCCGAATCGAGGCCAAAGCGTTCAAAATCGGTCTGCTCGTCCACCTGTTGGGCACTCACGTTCAAAAAACCGCCGATGTAGTTTTTCATCCAACCGACGATGGCGGACTTGGAGACGGGACTGTCCGTCATGGCAGAGAACTCCTCTTGGTAGTCGTTGCAGGGATGTCGATCACGAGCGCTTCAGGCGGATTTGCTCCCGGGTGGGGACTTTCACATCCCAGGCCAGACCCAACCGCGCCAGAAGCCAGATGAGCCAGTAACCAGGATCGAGGCGGTACCAATCCAGGCCGAAGGAAGCGGAAGTGGGAAAGGCGTGGTGGTTGTTGTGCCAGGATTCGCCAAAACTGACCAGCGCCAGCACGGCACTGTTGCGGCTGTGCTCGCGCGTCGCAAAAAGCCGGGGGCCGAAGCTGTGCAAAAAAGAATTGATCGACCAGATGATATTGCCCAGGACAAACATGCGCACCGCCCCACCCCAGAGAAACCCGAGCAGCAGCCCGGCAACATGGCCGTGGAGCCACCAGCCCACCAGCGAGGGGATAGCGAGGCCCAGTAGCACCCACCAGAGGTACAGACCGTTGACCTGCAGCAACGACCGGTCGCGCAACAAATCCGAGGCATAGCACACGACGTTGGGATACTCGTGTTGCCGCATCCACAGCAGATGGGCGTGCAGCAGACCGCGCAGGCGGCCTACCGGATCTTGACCGTGCAGGTTGGGCGAATGGGGATCGCCGGGCTGGTCGCTCAATTCGTGGTGGCGCCGGTGCAGCGCCACCCAGGAGATGACCGAGCCCTGGCCGGCCATCGAGCCGCAGACGGCCAGCAGCGCCTGGACCCAGGGAGCGGCGCTGAAGGAGCGGTGGGTAAACAGACGATGGTAGCCGACGGTGACGCCGAAGCCGGTCACCAGCCACAGACCCAGCAACAAACTTCCCTCGATGGGGCCGGGGGGCCAGACCCACGACAGTGCCACCGCCGCCACGGTCCCGATCGCAGGCAGAATATCGAAGAAAAAGAAATGCCGCCTCTGGTAGCGATGAATGTACGGATCGTCAAGAACGTCTCGCCGTCGGGTCAAACGGGTCCAGCCCTTGACGGACTCGGGCTGCTCGGCAGGCTCTGGCATGGTGGAGGATATCCTGATGGGTAAGAAGACGGGCCAGATCAATTTCTGGCCAGGACAAGCTGCAACTGCACTTGTTCGTAGACAAACGCTTGCGGACTGCGGGCGATGCGGCTGTGGATCCGCGCGTAGTAGTCCTCCAGGGAGCCCTCTCGGTCTCGAAAGAGGGTTTGGGCAAATAAGGGTTCACTGAAAGCTCGGATGAAGGCCGTGTACGCCTGCGCGTACTCCTGGAGATTGCCGCTCTGCCGGTAGCGGGTGTACAGAGGACAGGGCAGAGCCTGCACCTCGGCGTGCTCGACGGTAAATTGCTCTACCAACGGCGAGCCGGGTTCCTGGAGCGGGGCGAGCACCTCCGCCAGAGACGGGCAGTAGGTGGGATAGAAAAAGTTGTGGTATTCCTGGCGATCGAGGGTGCCGTCTTCCACCATTTCGATGAGCACCTGGTTCATCAGTTCGGTCGTCATCAACCCACTGATTTTCTCGCCGTCGATCCCTACCAGCTCCCCGGCATCCGCCCGCCCGAGCATCAACAGGACCAGCCGTCCGCCGGGCCGGATTTCTCGGGCTCGGTAGAACAAAAAAGCGGTCAGATCCTCTCGCGATTGCGCGGCGAAAGCCTCGCGCACCGGCCCCCTGGCCCATCCGGAGTAGGTGTGCTCCGCAAAGTGCACAACAGGCGGACGGCTCAACCAGTGCAAAGCGGTCGACGAGAGGCCGAAACTGGCTGTGCCGCTAGGGAGGATCTGACTGTAGAACGAACGGCCGGAGGCGAAGACAAAGATTGGGCATCCGTCGGTCGTCTCCAAGCCGCTTCCTGTCGAGGCCAGGTTGCGGAACAACCCGTTGAAATGGTTGGTGGGCAGGTCGTTAAAAATGACGCAAATGCTTGGTACGGGAGCTTCGCGGTCAACAAGCGCATCGATGACCCATCGAGCAGCCATCCCGGAGTTGCGGCCTTCGGAACAGCCGTAGTCGACGACCGTAAACGGTCGGCTGTCCGTGGGCAGCGGGATGCGGCGGACCGCTCCGGCAATCAGCGTCTGCGCCGAAACTAGAGCGAGCTTTTGAGAGTCGGAGTGTGCGTCGTAGTAGCCTTCCCCCCTCATGCCGGGTATCGGAGCCGACCTTGCGCCGGTATCTGCACTCTGCACATCGCTGGTCATTCGGTACCCGCCTTGCTGGTCAAAAAGCCGGTCGTTGCGGCGCAGGGTGAGGCGCAGCAGGTGCATAGCCCTGGTGCGAAAGCTGATCACAAATAGCGCCAGGTACTTCTCGTATCGGTTGACCGCCGCCTCCCCGACCAGTTCCACGGCCTGCGCCCGGTGCGCTTTAAGACGTGAGAGCCAGCTTTGACAGGTGAGCCGGTAATCCTCCGCGTCGTTGCGCAAGGCGAGCACCTCAAAGGTGCGCTCGCTCGCTTGGGCGATCTCCGCCAGGGTCGGCAGGTCCGATTCAGGAAAGATCTCCGTGGCAAAAAACGGATGCATCTGCTGCCTGGGGACGTTGCCGTAGGCGATCGTCTGCAGCGAAAGCCGCCCGCCGGGCGGCAGCCAACCGTAGCAACGTTCGAAAAACTCGCGGTAGACCTGCACTTTTTGCGCACCGGTGATGTCTGGTCTGGCGAAGTGCTCGAAAGCGCCCACGGAGATGATCGCGTCGTAAGGTTCTGTCGGCGCATGGTTCTGCCAGCTTTCGAGCCGGACTTCGATGCGGGGATGGCCAAAAGCGGCGATCCAGGTGGCCTGGGTTTGGCTCAGGGTGAGTCCGACGGCACGGGTGACACCGTGCGCCCCGACCAGCGACCGCAGGGTTCCCCCCCAGCCGCAGCCGATGTCCAGGACCCGGCCGCCCCCTGCGGCCCGGGCTTCGCGGATGTGATGGTCGATCTTGCGGGCCTGGGCCTCCTCCAGCGTGCCGTCCGCTTCCCAAAGACCGCAGGAATAGGTCATGCTGCTGTCGAGCCACAGCCGGTAAAATTCGTTTCCCAGGTCGTAGTGGTATTGAACGGCCTGCGCCGAGGCGCAAGCCTGGGCCGTCGCAGCGGTATTCATCGGACTTGCCTCCTGGCGGCGATCGTTGCTTGGCTCGGAATCTTTACCTCCCAGACCAGGCCGACAGCGGCGAGCAGCCGGATGCACCAGCCGCTCGGGTCGATCTGCCACCACTCCAGACCGGTCACAGCCGAGCTGCAAAAGGCGTGGTGGTTGTTGTGCCAGGACTCACCCAGGGTAGGAAGGGCGAGCCAGGCGTTGTTGGTGCTCAGATCTCCGGTGGCGAAGGGGCGGCTACCCAGCAGATGGCAGACGGAGTTGAGGGCGCCGATGTAGAGCTGGTGCACCAGGAAGATGCGAACCATCCCACCCCACAGCAGCCCCTGCAGGGCTCCCATCCAGGTCGCGCTTGCCAGTCCTCCCACGAGGGCGGGAAGCAACAGCCCGAGCAGCACCCAGAGGTAGTACCGGCGGTTGAGGCGGCTGACATCGAGATCGCGCAGCAGATCTCGGGCCAGGAGTGCGCAGTTGGTAATTTCGCTGTCGAGCATCCAGCCGGTGTGGGCGTGCCAGAGGCCCGGCAGCCGCTCAAGCGGCCGGTCGGCTTTGAGATAGGGCGAATGGGGATCGCCGGGCTCGTCCGGGAAATGGTGGTGGAGGCGGTGGGTGGCAGCCCAGTAGATGAGCGGTCCGGAGGCAGCCATCCCACCCAGAACCGCCAGGGTGACCCGCACCGGTGGACTCGCCTTGAAGGCGCCGTGGGCGAAGTGGCGATGATAGCCGACTTCCAGGCCGAACACCGTCAGGACGTACATCCCCAGCAGCAATGCGACATCGAGAAGCCGAAGCGGCTGGAAGGCCAGCAGGCCCAGGGCCGC
Protein-coding sequences here:
- a CDS encoding acyl carrier protein; translation: MTDSPVSKSAIVGWMKNYIGGFLNVSAQQVDEQTDFERFGLDSAIVVSLVSELEEWLDLELSPALLFEYPTIDSMAEHLYSQKQQATLTQPVQP
- a CDS encoding acyl-CoA desaturase, which produces MPEPAEQPESVKGWTRLTRRRDVLDDPYIHRYQRRHFFFFDILPAIGTVAAVALSWVWPPGPIEGSLLLGLWLVTGFGVTVGYHRLFTHRSFSAAPWVQALLAVCGSMAGQGSVISWVALHRRHHELSDQPGDPHSPNLHGQDPVGRLRGLLHAHLLWMRQHEYPNVVCYASDLLRDRSLLQVNGLYLWWVLLGLAIPSLVGWWLHGHVAGLLLGFLWGGAVRMFVLGNIIWSINSFLHSFGPRLFATREHSRNSAVLALVSFGESWHNNHHAFPTSASFGLDWYRLDPGYWLIWLLARLGLAWDVKVPTREQIRLKRS
- a CDS encoding class I SAM-dependent methyltransferase, which gives rise to MNTAATAQACASAQAVQYHYDLGNEFYRLWLDSSMTYSCGLWEADGTLEEAQARKIDHHIREARAAGGGRVLDIGCGWGGTLRSLVGAHGVTRAVGLTLSQTQATWIAAFGHPRIEVRLESWQNHAPTEPYDAIISVGAFEHFARPDITGAQKVQVYREFFERCYGWLPPGGRLSLQTIAYGNVPRQQMHPFFATEIFPESDLPTLAEIAQASERTFEVLALRNDAEDYRLTCQSWLSRLKAHRAQAVELVGEAAVNRYEKYLALFVISFRTRAMHLLRLTLRRNDRLFDQQGGYRMTSDVQSADTGARSAPIPGMRGEGYYDAHSDSQKLALVSAQTLIAGAVRRIPLPTDSRPFTVVDYGCSEGRNSGMAARWVIDALVDREAPVPSICVIFNDLPTNHFNGLFRNLASTGSGLETTDGCPIFVFASGRSFYSQILPSGTASFGLSSTALHWLSRPPVVHFAEHTYSGWARGPVREAFAAQSREDLTAFLFYRAREIRPGGRLVLLMLGRADAGELVGIDGEKISGLMTTELMNQVLIEMVEDGTLDRQEYHNFFYPTYCPSLAEVLAPLQEPGSPLVEQFTVEHAEVQALPCPLYTRYRQSGNLQEYAQAYTAFIRAFSEPLFAQTLFRDREGSLEDYYARIHSRIARSPQAFVYEQVQLQLVLARN
- a CDS encoding acyl-CoA desaturase; amino-acid sequence: METDHLPAPSSKYLPGGKVRVTTANAHLQARYRSVGLVTLGIPALGTLAALGLLAFQPLRLLDVALLLGMYVLTVFGLEVGYHRHFAHGAFKASPPVRVTLAVLGGMAASGPLIYWAATHRLHHHFPDEPGDPHSPYLKADRPLERLPGLWHAHTGWMLDSEITNCALLARDLLRDLDVSRLNRRYYLWVLLGLLLPALVGGLASATWMGALQGLLWGGMVRIFLVHQLYIGALNSVCHLLGSRPFATGDLSTNNAWLALPTLGESWHNNHHAFCSSAVTGLEWWQIDPSGWCIRLLAAVGLVWEVKIPSQATIAARRQVR